The following proteins are encoded in a genomic region of Triticum dicoccoides isolate Atlit2015 ecotype Zavitan chromosome 1B, WEW_v2.0, whole genome shotgun sequence:
- the LOC119334992 gene encoding E3 ubiquitin-protein ligase AIRP2-like, whose amino-acid sequence MRKAYRDSLKVLEADIQHANTLATEFPREYDGACLQMRLSFSPAAHIFLFLVQWTDCSLAGALGLMRILIYKVYVDGTTTMSTHERKASIKEFYAVIFPSLLQLQRGITDMEDKKQKAVCMERYRRRDEDETSSLSDVDAEREEECGICMEMNSKVVLPNCTHAMCLRCYQDWNSRSQSCPFCRDNLKKTDPGDLWIYVEDDDVVDMETVSRENLRRLFMYINKLPLIVPDVIFSVYDSHIK is encoded by the exons atgcggaaGGCGTACAGGGACTCCCTCAAGGTGCTCGAAGCTGACATCCAGCACGCCAACACCCT GGCGACTGAATTTCcgcgggagtacgatggggcgtgcCTGCAGATGCGGCTGTCGTTTAGCCCCGCCGCGCACATATTCCTCTTCCTGGTGCAGTGGACGGACTGCAGCCTCGCTGGGGCTCTCGGATTGATGAGGATCCTCATATACAAG GTCTACGTCGATGGCACAACCACCATGTCGACCCATGAGAGGAAAGCCAGCATCAAGGAATTCTATG CTGTAATATTTCCTTCTTTGCTGCAACTGCAAAGAGGGATCACTGATATGGAGGACAAGAAGCAGAAGGCCGTGTGTATGGAGAGGTACAGAAGGAGAGATGAAGACGAAACAAGCAGCTTATCTGATGTTGATGCTGAGAGGGAGGAGGAATGTGGGATCTGCATGGAGATGAACAGCAAAGTTGTGTTGCCCAACTGCACACATGCGATGTGTCTCAGATGCTATCAGGACTG GAACTCGAGGTCACAGTCCTGCCCATTCTGCCGCGACAACTTGAAGAAGACTGACCCTGGTGACTTGTGGATTTACGTCGAGGACGATGACGTGGTCGACATGGAGACGGTATCAAGAGAGAACCTCAGACGGCTGTTCATGTACATAAACAAGCTCCCTCTGATCGTGCCTGATGTCATCTTCAGTGTCTATGATTCCCACATAAAATGA
- the LOC119335008 gene encoding uncharacterized protein YxbD-like: MAAAATEATILELDPSHERAGRVIDDIVRLEKRIFPKHESLARSFHDELKRRNTGLIYSTSGVGDDEEVAGYAMYTCTTFLCASITKLAVKESCRRQGLGEALLQAAVDRCRRRRVQRVSLHVDPARTAAVALYRKAGFQVDATIEGYYSAQRNAYRMYMDL, from the exons ATGGCGGCGGCCGCGACCGAAGCGACGATCCTCGAGCTGGACCCTTCGCACGAGCGCGCCGGCCGCGTTATCGACGACATCGTGCGGCTGGAGAAGAGGATCTTCCCGAAGCACGAGTCGCTGGCGCGCTCGTTCCACGACGAGCTCAAACGCCGGAACACCGGCCTGATCTACTCGACGtccggcgtcggcgacgacgaggagGTCGCTGGGTACGCCATGTACACCTGCACCACCTTCCTCTGCGCCTCCATCACCAAACTCGCCG TGAAGGAGAGCTGCCGGAGGCAGGGCCTGGGCGAGGCGCTGCTGCAGGCCGCCGTGGACAGGTGCCGGAGGAGGCGGGTCCAGCGGGTGTCCCTCCACGTCGACCCGGCGAGGACGGCCGCGGTGGCGCTTTACCGGAAGGCCGGGTTCCAGGTCGACGCCACCATCGAGGGCTACTACTCCGCGCAGAGGAATGCTTACCGGATGTACATGGATCTCTAG